One window of the Benincasa hispida cultivar B227 chromosome 3, ASM972705v1, whole genome shotgun sequence genome contains the following:
- the LOC120074020 gene encoding DNA oxidative demethylase ALKBH2, producing the protein MSLRLKEVTDSESETKIPRPFNSGRRQTLDLGNGSEIVYVPKFVPSDQAWTWFDFLNQRIPWTRPTIRVFGRSVLQPRDTCYVANPGLTTLTYSGYKPHAYTWDDFPPLKDILDAVHEALPGSSFNSLLLNRYKGGNDYVGWHSDDEKVYALNQEIASVSFGCERDFLLKKKPNKTSQRRNDEEPPAKKSKKSSVADSHSFVLKHGSLLVMRGYTQRDWMHSVPKRLKAEATRINLTFRHVIVD; encoded by the exons ATGAGTTTGAGGCTCAAAGAAGTGACCGACTCAGAATCGGAGACGAAGATCCCTCGTCCTTTTAATTCAGGAAGGCGACAGACATTGGATCTCGGCAATGGAAGCGAAATCGTCTACGTTCCCAAGTTCGTCCCCTCCGATCAGGCTTGGACCTGGTTCGATTTTCTCAATCAACGCATTCCATGGACCAGGCCGACCATTCGCGTCTTCGGTCGCTCCGTCCTCCAG CCTAGAGATACTTGCTACGTTGCGAATCCTGGACTGACTACATTAACTTATAGTGGATATAAACCTCATGCCTATACTTGGGATGATTTTCCTCCTCTTAAGGACATTTTGGATGCT GTCCACGAAGCTCTTCCGGGGAGTAGTTTTAATAGCTTACTATTGAACAGGTATAAAGGTGGTAATGATTATGTGGGTTGGCATTCTGATGATGAGAAGGTGTATGCATTGAACCAGGAGATTGCTTCTGTGTCATTTGGATGTGAACGAGATTTCTTGTTGAAGAAGAAGCCCAACAAAACTTCTCAAC GAAGAAATGATGAGGAACCTCCAGCcaagaaatcaaagaaaagCAGTGTGGCTGATTCACACTCATTTGTACTCAAGCATGGTTCACTTTTGGTTATGAGAGGCTACACTCAACGAGATTGGATGCATTCAGTGCCTAAGCGCCTTAAGGCAGAGGCAACCCGCATCAATCTTACTTTCAGGCACGTTATTGTTGATTGA
- the LOC120074019 gene encoding phosphatidylinositol/phosphatidylcholine transfer protein SFH11-like isoform X2, which yields MGINPQEAIKKLKALIDQVDQPMKKSFQNVHQGFITETLDRFLKARDYDVGKAHKMLVDCLKWRVENEIDKVLRKPIFPADVYRAVRDSQLVGLSGYSKEGLPVFAIGVGLSALDKANVNDYVQSHIQINEYRDRVILPSASKRYGRPITTCVKILDMTGLKLSALGHTKLLTILSTIDDLNYPERTTAYYIVNAPYVFSSCWKVVKPLLHERTRKKVQVLPGCGRDELLKIMDYSSLPHFCKRESSLSSRSSARQGGNNCYSLDHLFHQQLYNYIKQQSLINEPVEPIRKGSFQVNLQVPASKSKGAAKTIETELRKYGNGLSDTLIELEIM from the exons ATGGGTATCAATCCTCAGGAAGCTATCAAGAAGCTCAAAGCTCTGATTGATCAAG TTGATCAGCCAATGAAGAAATCCTTTCAG AATGTTCATCAAGGATTCATAACAGAAACGCTGGACCGTTTTCTAAAAGCACGAGACTACGATGTCGGGAAGGCCCATAAAATG CTGGTGGACTGTTTAAAATGGAGGGTAGAAAACGAGATTGACAAGGTATTAAGG AAGCCTATATTTCCTGCTGATGTCTACAGAGCAGTGAGAGATTCACAGCTAGTCGGACTTTCGGGGTACTCGAAAGAG GGCCTCCCCGTATTTGCCATTGGTGTTGGACTCAGCGCATTAGACAAAGCAAAT GTGAATGATTATGTGCAGTCGCACATACAAATCAATGAGTATCGGGATCGTGTTATTCTG CCTTCTGCATCAAAAAGGTATGGACGGCCCATAACAACCTGCGTGAAGATTTTAGATATGACTGGTCTGAAGCTTTCGGCACTTGGCCACACAAAG TTACTGACAATTTTATCAACCATTGATGATCTGAACTACCCAGAGAGAACAACTGCTTACTACATTGTAAATGCACCTTACGTCTTTTCATCTTGTTGGAAG GTTGTCAAGCCTCTATTACATGAAAGGACAAGGAAAAAGGTTCAAGTGTTACCAGGCTGTGGGAGAGATGAGCTGCTAAAG ATAATGGATTATTCATCTCTTCCACATTTCTGTAAAAGAGAGAGCTCACTGTCCTCCCGATCATCAGCTCGTCAAGGAGGCAATAATTGCTATTCGTTGGACCACCTTTTTCATCAACAGCTATATAACTACATCAAGCAACAATCATTGATCAATGAACCTGTTGAACCAATTAGAAAAGGATCTTTTCAAGTGAATCTTCAGGTGCCCGCATCAAAAAGCAAAGGAGCGGCTAAAACTATTGAAACTGAGTTACGGAAGTATGGCAATGGGCTATCAGATACACTGATTGAACTCGAAATAATGTAG
- the LOC120074019 gene encoding SEC14 cytosolic factor-like isoform X1, protein MGINPQEAIKKLKALIDQVDQPMKKSFQNVHQGFITETLDRFLKARDYDVGKAHKMLVDCLKWRVENEIDKVLRVSVSTAHSLRWPKVFLLTSLYCLQKPIFPADVYRAVRDSQLVGLSGYSKEGLPVFAIGVGLSALDKANVNDYVQSHIQINEYRDRVILPSASKRYGRPITTCVKILDMTGLKLSALGHTKLLTILSTIDDLNYPERTTAYYIVNAPYVFSSCWKVVKPLLHERTRKKVQVLPGCGRDELLKIMDYSSLPHFCKRESSLSSRSSARQGGNNCYSLDHLFHQQLYNYIKQQSLINEPVEPIRKGSFQVNLQVPASKSKGAAKTIETELRKYGNGLSDTLIELEIM, encoded by the exons ATGGGTATCAATCCTCAGGAAGCTATCAAGAAGCTCAAAGCTCTGATTGATCAAG TTGATCAGCCAATGAAGAAATCCTTTCAG AATGTTCATCAAGGATTCATAACAGAAACGCTGGACCGTTTTCTAAAAGCACGAGACTACGATGTCGGGAAGGCCCATAAAATG CTGGTGGACTGTTTAAAATGGAGGGTAGAAAACGAGATTGACAAGGTATTAAGGGTAAGTGTTTCAACAGCTCATTCACTGCGATGGCCCAAAGTTTTTTTGTTGACATCTCTCTATTGTCTGCAGAAGCCTATATTTCCTGCTGATGTCTACAGAGCAGTGAGAGATTCACAGCTAGTCGGACTTTCGGGGTACTCGAAAGAG GGCCTCCCCGTATTTGCCATTGGTGTTGGACTCAGCGCATTAGACAAAGCAAAT GTGAATGATTATGTGCAGTCGCACATACAAATCAATGAGTATCGGGATCGTGTTATTCTG CCTTCTGCATCAAAAAGGTATGGACGGCCCATAACAACCTGCGTGAAGATTTTAGATATGACTGGTCTGAAGCTTTCGGCACTTGGCCACACAAAG TTACTGACAATTTTATCAACCATTGATGATCTGAACTACCCAGAGAGAACAACTGCTTACTACATTGTAAATGCACCTTACGTCTTTTCATCTTGTTGGAAG GTTGTCAAGCCTCTATTACATGAAAGGACAAGGAAAAAGGTTCAAGTGTTACCAGGCTGTGGGAGAGATGAGCTGCTAAAG ATAATGGATTATTCATCTCTTCCACATTTCTGTAAAAGAGAGAGCTCACTGTCCTCCCGATCATCAGCTCGTCAAGGAGGCAATAATTGCTATTCGTTGGACCACCTTTTTCATCAACAGCTATATAACTACATCAAGCAACAATCATTGATCAATGAACCTGTTGAACCAATTAGAAAAGGATCTTTTCAAGTGAATCTTCAGGTGCCCGCATCAAAAAGCAAAGGAGCGGCTAAAACTATTGAAACTGAGTTACGGAAGTATGGCAATGGGCTATCAGATACACTGATTGAACTCGAAATAATGTAG